ctgttggtggcggtgttgcgatgccgtcaccggttgtggtggagtaggcgggatgattatgattcgagtttcgaaaataCATACCaatcatacatagattgttgttttatttgttgttgtttcctgtgagtttcagtttggacaaatagactgttgttttgtttgctgatgttccttacaagtttcagtttgagaaggagggtagagtttaacataaagagagttgtatatgttttcgttgttgtcatggtatagtgacattctgttaatgggacacggttgtgagaggttgttacaataattatgatcttgttctagttaaggtttcagtagacatggtaatggcaagtgagtcgtagaacatgtgtggtaatgacccgaaagatgcaggtggttcataatcttttgttgagacagtgagtgtagggtattgggaattagtgtcatgttaagttgtgtatgagttttgcggtaatggaagaaagaacttgaggatctagtgtgcgtgtacgtaacgagtgtggatcgtgagttatgcttctgggagataagtgccttacatagagaggtatgttgttttgcagtaataatgaagagttggtatggttattttgctacgagttttatggtataggttaggtggtacgtcaaatgagttgaggtatgagaaatgtttatgtatgggagccttggatataggaatggtgagtgttgggtttataggcggttatctatgacatgtgatggtgatgaaaataatgagaagatataactaaggatatagtattagtgagttacgaggacgtaacatttatctcaagaggagtaggatgcgataaaataAAATTTGATGATTGTGCATGTCTTAGCATAATTCGAAgtagagttgtatatattgttgttaaaaggccatggccgtgcttgtagtagcgtgatgtttaggagtgtgagaatatttcactagtgttgacagttggatgatgaggttatgagtgtgagtaaacttcgaggacgaagttccttttaagggtggtagaatgtaacattccgtttgatgtctatgagtgtcttaattttggatttgatagtggatgagattatggagctagcagtgttagtggatggtggttggttatgtatgaagttggtgtcgtgagagatatatatgtggtggatacgatatcgtgagtcatgttaaggaagtaaacatagttggtggagtgggtgttaagagttcatgttttatgtttggtcgagtttttgagttcttagttatgttgttgtgtcttggtcgagttagtatggttgtttttagagtatgggttgaacttcggggacgaagttctttttaaggagggaagactgtaatactccgtatttataagtcttggggtactctatcgagtaggccttactctgtcgagtaagggtaagttgcgttttagaaaagtttcgactgagggtactctatcaagtagccttaggtactcgatagagtaagggggtactctatcaagtagccttaggtactcgatagagtaagggggtactctatcaagtagtcttaggtactcgatagagtaagggggtactctatcgagtagccttaggtactcgatagagtaagggggtactcgatcgagtacctcagatactcgatcgagtatccggtttacggggtgataattcgacgggttttgttaataacatggattaatatataaatctttccgtcactttcataatacacctttacaaacctaataacattaaaagggagattcaagttacgttcttcgcattcatccgtgttgttgacaaatcccggagcttgagaggccggatttcatcgttctttatacctttgtgatccttgcgtcgagggtaagatctgcataccaattttatagtatttcgtcaagtttcgttaaaccctaattttgggattgggggtttttatgattttttaaggttagattgtgattatgtgattatgtgataggagaaggatttttaaaggagaggttttgagacagctgctagatcgtctgatgattgttatgctttccaggtaggatttcctactcagtattagtcccataatgggatattggttgatgtattgtgtttggttgtttgatataataattgtattgtgtttgtggttgtgatcgttgttgatgatTCGCGAGGCGTGggctcggctgagtggggtcacttgcgggagtggcttcacgccctagtttcgccttctgtggaacccgccacagaagggatgtgcacattaatggacagggttatcgctcactatgtggagcggggatttggtgggtacggctgcggtcccccactggcagggctggtccaaagggacgatcgatgattgagatgattggattcggcgtgtttgtgtgtgtgtgattaagtttGTCTCTGTTTATCTCATTGTtgttatatattgaattgtgtgattagtacgacccggtgttgttttgtaaactgcggtgatccattcggggatggtgagcgatattgagcggtattgagatgagtcttgggatagcttggattgccacgacatgatgataggagtcttccgctgtagcttattagttatttacatttcagttagaacagtcagtttgagaacatgtattgtactttcagtttggttttgagaattgtacctcttcgctaagtatttataattaaacgttgtttcttcattgtttatttgattatcatacctcgggcaaccgagatggtaatgtcttcatacctgagtggtcctggtaaggcacttggagtatgggggtgttacagtggagATCACACTGTCAAGTGTGGATATGGTGTGCTTTATGAAAAATTTATTGAACTAAAGGGATCTTCGAAAGATAAATCTAGATTAGGCACTATGGGAAAGGGTTTTGTAAGGCACGGTTATAGCAACTACCATGACCTAAAGGGTGGAGAGTTTTGTTGTGGAAGATCCTTTCAAAGACTTTACCGACGAGGAGTGAACTGGCTAAGAGAAACATGAGGGTACAACACATCAAGAAACTCTAGAACACTTATTTCGGGACTGTAAAGTAGTTGTTAGGATTTGGGCAGGGACGGATTTAGGTATTAATACGAGCCAAGGGTATCAATCAAATATTGAAACTTGGCTCGTAAACTGGATTATTTACTTAGACAAGCTGCATGGGGGGGAGCTTAGGATCATTCAATTTCTAGCTACTTTATAAAGCAAATGGGTTCTACGAAATAATATTATGTTTAGAGGCGAAAGCTTCCACCCACAAGGCTTGTTTAAATGCTGGTCTTACCTGGTGGCTACTACTATAAAGGCGCACAATGTTACAAAGGAAAGGAAGGGGGTAACGACTGAAAACATGGATGATACAAAAAATAGTGATCTTGGTAGGATCCGGGATAGTTACCCTTTTTTTCTTGTAGGTAATGCTGGGGATTGTAAGCAACTATGGGTAAAAGTGGATGCGGGCTGGCATAGGAATTATGAAACGGCGTTAGGGTGGGTGGCTTACGATGAAAATGGATGTAGAATCTTCGAAGGAGGATTGAAAATTAAAGCGGAATCTGCCCTTCAAGCTGAGGCTATGGGGATTCAGAAAGTTCTTATATGGGCATGTGAACGTGATATATTACATCTGGATTTATCCTCGGATTATCTGCAATTGGTAACTCAACTTGCAGGTTTAGCAAGACCTAACCATCTAATAGGAGGTTTAATGGAAGATATTTTCCGAATCGGAGCAAGGTTTCATTGCCTGTGTTTTAGTTACTTACCTAGAAAGCTTAATAAGATAGCTCATAGCCTCGCTTGTGAGGCTATGAGATTGTAGTAAACCTATCTTGTctagttgccaaaaaaaaaaaatatctataTTAACTAAACAAGAAAATAAACAAActaacactacgccaaataagaccttcaataacggtcaaataatgcaattaccgttattaaatagaaacacggaaccgttattgcaacgactgttgttaaatatatatcACGGTTGTATGatcgttatataacatcaataacggatctataataccgttatcactactcaaaaaatgttataaaactattgttaattatgtttatggcaacgggtatacttttgagaaaccgttattaaatattaataacggtttcaaacctgttgtcctagtttactattgacaacggtttagtggttccaaaaccgttgttaaatattatctacgaaaacggttcatttcgttatcttatttaattaaatgtcaaaatttaacaacggttttatagcgtgctaaaccgttgttatatttatcattgatgaaactttgacaacggttcttcttaaatATTAATAACGGTTCTTCTTAAATAAACCTTACACAACTCTTAAATAAACcttatacaataacaaatgacattattgaaggttgtaaacttactcagttatcatccttacacaactgttagagggtttgccttcgcgagagtcaatccagtacactgtttttgtttccacttggattgccagtagcacccaatgcttcctattcattttgagacattgaactgttagttcatttacacgtatttaagcatgttaataataaatttttagaaccgtgattcattataataatcacgtactatacatacatattctcattgtagggggcaagccatagttttttggacgatatcaaccgacgagcgatactattgatttgatCTTTGTATGAAATTCTATGTACaaagaacgccttaggactcaagaatccgtaggcgtgactagggaccttccactcagcgaactgattattgaggtacctattacgccacatggaatgaagattgttattgtaattgataattttaacaagcatcattattcgtaaatagaaatgactaaatagttatattaataaaatttacttcatccaaatcaaaatgtgaacagcatctaaattatcaaggtcgacaaattccatcagttgcttcggtcCAAAGATGGCTATATCACCGCGCCCCATAACTTCCTTTtaaatgttaatcatgactacatcacctgtaggtgacctctttacagccaggttgtgcaaagccttcagcgaagcagttttcttctttctcttatattcacacgattaataataagaatcataagcatgCTTGCCTGAAACAACTTTCgttaacgtagtagtaattgctttagctgccatcatggcttttcttaagttttgcaaatgtaaagaataaagtacttacgatatgttaatattcgtaccctaatatatttaaagaacaagtaataattaacgtctgcatatagatacctcggggatgacaacattgatgagtttGTTAGGctattgcacataagagctcagggcttctttcaaataagtgacctcctcagtagaaaatggtacttttacttccccatactcgtttttatataattgggacacttccactttcctgcaattgtgacgaaggggtataccatgaaccttaacttgctgaAGTCGGTCGTAATTGAACATGTATCtcctggcaacaacaactttctgttttcCCTTTAAATAggacagacgacaagccaccttgtaATCTCCCTTCacgtcagctttaatcaattagttcacatacattcactacctttaataaatttcctaagtaaaaaacgtgtatgatatgaataattataaactagcagctattacctttttcggtgttgagaagaacatctgatcatcaactacctccacttcatcctgtgtcacggccttcttggcatcctcttcctcttcaactgcctgatatcgatcatCAGCTCCCACTTCAGTCTCCTTTCCCATTTCCTTATCCCTTGTCATgtcatcctcggcttccttctgtacattaacacttgtccaaaTAACACATAGTGATTTTCtaaatcatataacacactgtatataagacaaatattattacctctttttccttctcctcctccttctcctcctcctcctactccttctcctcctcctcctcctcctgctcctcctcctcctcatcctctgCTTCATTTATGACTttttgaaccatatccaactccttttatgatggcttttccccagtttccaacattctcatcatcaacctggctattttatgtagctgtgtagtagaaattaatgtcagcatatatagttgtaaattaattacgttggttcaaatacagtatttatagattaccttcttggaaacATCGCCACGTCGAGTAGTTtttccaaaatacttagtgataccaacatgcgttcctacccctctcacacgacctggatgctctactttgccgattgccctagcaagaatgtcatcacgtccttcaggcttccctTTTCCTTCCCGTACCTctttctcacagatcctctacatacacataaaaccattaagcgactcacaattatataactccgactaccagtggtaggagtgacatatttattcaaacttataattctctctttgatgtccttatcatattcagtttccgtctttccattcttaggagtgtgaccttccacccaagcgtcgtgacgactgaattttccaagcttcgcctacaattcattcatcacattgatatcctctcaaaatatatatgattactatgaacatatataacatccgactaaaacacctaatagtctaatactataacaattatgtacttacaagtttcttcttaatcaatctataaccacctcaagagccgtaaaagacggtctttttctttgaaatgttcgccttgttcctctcactcatagccttcataaaataaattgtatcaagaaacgtaagcatgaccaaacactaaactaagtatacttctttacttattattattaagttaccttaaacttgttagactgcctataagcgatatagctatcccaatggtcctgactgatatacggatacttcttttttggtgggttcttgttcatctcctcggtttccttgttgaacaagtggttctcagcaatctttaacttccaagatctgatggcttcccctgtcttttttttaggtacttatcata
This sequence is a window from Silene latifolia isolate original U9 population chromosome 8, ASM4854445v1, whole genome shotgun sequence. Protein-coding genes within it:
- the LOC141595546 gene encoding uncharacterized protein LOC141595546; this encodes MDDTKNSDLGRIRDSYPFFLVGNAGDCKQLWVKVDAGWHRNYETALGWVAYDENGCRIFEGGLKIKAESALQAEAMGIQKVLIWACERDILHLDLSSDYLQLVTQLAGLARPNHLIGGLMEDIFRIGARFHCLCFSYLPRKLNKIAHSLACEAMRL